From the genome of Vicia villosa cultivar HV-30 ecotype Madison, WI linkage group LG2, Vvil1.0, whole genome shotgun sequence, one region includes:
- the LOC131647718 gene encoding cytochrome P450 716A67-like: MEATYAISAFIVLLITLVWAWSILNWIWLKPKKLEKLLREQGLKGNPYRLLVGDVKDLLKIQKEAAAKPMNLSDDIVPYVFPFGQQSVAKHGKNSFIWLGPIPRVILTDPELVKEVFNKIYDFQKPNSNQLVRILATGLIVHEGEKWSKHRKIINPAFHLEKLKLMLPAFFQSCNDLINKWEGMLSSDGSCEVDAWPFVQKLASDAIARTAFGSSYEEGMRIFELQKEQAELTMKVLMTGYIPGWRFLPTATNKRLKEIDRDVIVSLSDMINKREREIKAGEATKNDLLGILLESNHKEIKDNNNKNVGMNLEDVIKECKLFYLAGEETTSVLLVWTIILLSRHLNWQARARDEVLQVFGNKKPDFDGLSRLKIMNMILYEVLRLYPPIIALSREVQKDVRVGNLTLPAGVQFFLPALLVHHDTKLWGDDAKVFNPERFSEGVLKATNGRTSFFPFGGGPRLCIGQNFTMLEAKMAIAMILQHFSFELSPTYAHAPTTVITLRPKHGAQIILRKLEI; this comes from the exons ATGGAAGCAACATATGCAATATCTGCATTCATAGTTCTTTTGATAACACTGGTTTGGGCATGGAGCATATTGAATTGGATATGGCTGAAACCAAAGAAGCTAGAAAAGTTGCTAAGGGAACAAGGCCTTAAAGGGAATCCATATAGGTTACTAGTTGGAGATGTAAAAGATCTTCTAAAGATACAAAAAGAAGCAGCAGCTAAACCCATGAATCTGTCTGATGATATAGTGCCTTATGTGTTTCCCTTTGGCCAACAAAGTGTTGCAAAACATG GAAAGAATTCCTTTATATGGTTGGGACCAATACCAAGGGTGATCCTCACAGATCCTGAACTTGTTAAAGAAGTTTTTAATAAAATCTATGACTTTCAAAAGCCAAATTCAAATCAACTTGTGAGAATACTGGCTACTGGTCTTATAGTCCATGAGGGAGAAAAGTGGAGCAAGCATAGAAAGATAATCAATCCTGCATTCCATTTAGAAAAATTGAAG CTGATGTTACCGGCATTCTTTCAAAgttgtaatgatttgattaacAAATGGGAGGGAATGTTATCATCAGATGGATCATGTGAAGTTGATGCATGGCCTTTTGTTCAAAAATTGGCAAGTGATGCTATTGCTAGAACAGCTTTTGGAAGTAGCTATGAAGAAGGAATGAGAATATTTGAACTTCAAAAGGAGCAAGCTGAACTTACAATGAAAGTTTTGATGACAGGTTATATCCCTGGTTGGAG GTTTCTACCAACTGCTACAAACAAAAGGTTGAAGGAAATTGACAGAGATGTAATAGTTTCCTTATCTGATATGATTaacaagagagaaagagaaataaaGGCGGGTGAAGCCACAAAGAATGACTTGTTAGGCATTCTTCTCGAGTCAAATCACAAGGAAATTAAAGATAACAACAATAAGAATGTTGGAATGAACCTTGAAGATGTAATCAAGGAATGCAAGTTGTTCTATCTTGCTGGAGAAGAAACCACTTCAGTTTTGCTTGTTTGGACAATCATACTTTTGAGTAGACACCTTAATTGGCAAGCACGTGCAAGAGACGAAGTTCTACAAGTTTTTGGCAACAAAAAACCAGATTTTGATGGACTAAGTCGTCTTAAGATT ATGAACATGATTTTATATGAGGTTCTCAGGTTATACCCACCAATAATTGCACTTTCTCGGGAAGTTCAAAAAGATGTAAGAGTAGGAAACCTAACATTACCTGCTGGGGTGCAGTTCTTCTTGCCGGCACTTTTGGTTCACCATGACACAAAGCTATGGGGAGATGATGCTAAGGTGTTCAATCCTGAAAGATTTTCTGAAGGTGTTTTAAAAGCAACCAATGGAAGAACGTCGTTTTTCCCATTTGGAGGGGGTCCAAGACTTTGCATTGGACAAAATTTTACCATGTTGGAAGCAAAGATGGCAATAGCAATGATTTTGCAACATTTCTCATTTGAACTTTCTCCAACCTATGCTCATGCTCCAACTACGGTGATTACCCTTCGGCCAAAACATGGTGCTCAAATCATTCTACGTAAAttggaaatataa